The following proteins are encoded in a genomic region of Paenibacillus sp. FSL R7-0273:
- a CDS encoding CsbD family protein, with product MDSNVFKGKWLQIKGEAKKQWGQLTDDDLDVIDGEKDKLIGKLQERYGHTKDQAEEEYRNWGQSVRN from the coding sequence ATGGACAGCAATGTATTTAAAGGGAAATGGCTTCAGATCAAAGGTGAGGCCAAGAAGCAATGGGGCCAGCTTACCGATGATGACCTTGACGTTATTGATGGTGAAAAAGATAAATTGATCGGCAAGCTGCAGGAGCGCTATGGCCATACCAAAGATCAGGCCGAGGAAGAATACCGCAACTGGGGGCAGTCCGTCCGCAATTAA
- a CDS encoding ATP-binding protein, translating to MEYIKIFFVNTALLITLAYLGNLIYKHTITYAPERVKKICWVLVAIFAGWISSFFGYRLDENVIFDLRIVPLIISTLAYPHPFILIIIGVGTAITRLTFGINEAAMAGVINLSILGFVCAGLSLWVSRSTATLRFKRLAVILIVNLVNTVNILIFGVIPDKIYLTEIMPVTLTGGLVLSLLFALIIRDFQLELLRNGQIIRANELLSAQTEELHKNKIALEERAKQLMLASQYKSEFLATMSHELRTPLNSIINLSQLIEESSDSLSAEETREYAGIIQRSGADLLMLINDILDLSKVEAGKLDISKEDLSVSEIPELLALQFSVAAKLKGLDFKVRQDAEVPEIIHSDPQRVQQILRNLLANAVKFTAEGGITLHIRTAEQKEGALLRRWIVFDVQDTGIGIAAEKHDVIFEAFQQADATIGRKYGGTGLGLSISNDLARLLGGFITLHSEEQQGSRFSLYLPL from the coding sequence ATGGAATATATTAAAATCTTTTTTGTTAATACAGCGCTGCTGATAACATTGGCTTATCTGGGCAATTTGATATATAAGCATACCATTACATATGCTCCTGAGCGGGTAAAAAAGATATGCTGGGTGCTGGTAGCTATTTTTGCCGGCTGGATCAGCTCCTTTTTCGGGTACAGGCTGGATGAGAATGTCATCTTTGATTTGCGCATTGTACCGCTGATTATCTCAACGCTGGCTTACCCTCACCCGTTCATCCTTATAATAATCGGTGTAGGCACCGCAATTACCCGGCTGACCTTCGGCATTAATGAAGCGGCGATGGCCGGTGTGATCAATCTGTCCATTCTGGGCTTTGTCTGCGCAGGCCTCAGCCTGTGGGTGAGCCGTTCTACGGCTACACTGCGCTTCAAAAGGCTGGCGGTGATCCTCATCGTCAATCTGGTCAATACGGTTAATATCCTTATATTCGGTGTTATACCCGATAAGATCTATCTCACCGAGATTATGCCGGTAACCTTGACTGGAGGACTGGTCCTCAGCCTGCTGTTTGCCCTGATTATCCGTGACTTTCAGCTGGAGCTGCTGCGCAACGGCCAGATTATCCGGGCGAATGAGCTTCTGTCCGCCCAGACCGAGGAGCTGCACAAGAACAAGATTGCCCTGGAGGAGCGGGCCAAGCAGCTGATGCTGGCTTCCCAGTACAAGTCTGAGTTTCTGGCAACGATGTCGCATGAGCTGCGCACACCGCTGAACAGCATTATCAACCTGTCACAATTAATAGAAGAAAGCAGTGACTCCCTGAGCGCCGAGGAGACCCGAGAATATGCCGGGATCATCCAACGGTCGGGTGCGGATCTGCTTATGCTTATTAATGATATTCTCGATTTGTCCAAGGTTGAAGCCGGCAAGCTGGATATCAGCAAAGAGGATTTGAGTGTCAGCGAGATTCCGGAGCTGCTGGCCTTGCAGTTCAGTGTGGCTGCCAAGCTGAAGGGGCTGGACTTCAAGGTCCGGCAGGATGCGGAGGTTCCGGAAATCATTCACTCGGATCCCCAGCGGGTGCAGCAGATTCTCCGTAATCTGCTCGCCAATGCAGTCAAGTTCACAGCGGAAGGGGGCATCACCCTTCATATCCGCACAGCGGAGCAGAAGGAGGGTGCATTGCTGCGGCGCTGGATCGTATTTGATGTGCAGGATACCGGCATCGGAATTGCCGCTGAGAAGCATGACGTCATCTTTGAGGCTTTTCAGCAGGCGGACGCAACGATCGGCCGCAAATACGGAGGGACCGGGCTTGGCCTGTCCATCAGCAATGACCTGGCAAGACTTCTGGGCGGATTCATCACACTGCACAGTGAAGAGCAGCAGGGCAGTCGCTTTTCTCTTTATTTACCCTTGTAA
- a CDS encoding MFS transporter, whose amino-acid sequence MNIMRNRLPGTRPKRIRKASVHRNNLKIATIEGIPSTIFQVLLQGQFLTGFLLYLGASSSQIGFVLALTTLVNVAQLGVAFLIQKLPSRKWAMVIFTGLHRLLWGATGLVPFLFPKEHWVTAFIILYTTAFISSTAGGMLWNSVISDLVPARVRGRYFGIRNTFLNALGSLVMYGGGVMLDRYPGSQGFLIIYIVVWVCAIANIIVFCFYPDVPFEKSEEKSFLPMFRKPLHDKLFMKSTLFLAAWLLLQNLTVPLYSYVMLQLLNINYETLSLLNVSQTVFMMASFYVWGNLNAKYSNKRLLLWTLPIIALSSLMWGMLSVLPMLPVLFAAHIIFGMGVGGFNQLAFNFIIGDTPKKERPMYMAMYAALTGLAAFFGPLLGGRIYEWIVNWPEWTQIYGMQIIAGVLMLTLALLLGRRILRDE is encoded by the coding sequence ATGAACATCATGAGAAACAGGCTGCCCGGTACCCGTCCCAAACGCATCCGCAAAGCTTCCGTTCACCGCAACAATCTGAAAATTGCTACAATTGAAGGAATTCCCTCGACGATCTTCCAGGTACTGCTGCAAGGGCAGTTTCTGACGGGGTTTCTGCTGTACTTAGGAGCGAGCTCAAGTCAGATCGGATTTGTGCTAGCGCTTACCACTCTGGTCAATGTCGCACAGCTTGGTGTTGCTTTCCTGATTCAGAAGCTGCCAAGCCGCAAGTGGGCCATGGTGATTTTTACAGGCCTGCACAGGCTGCTGTGGGGGGCGACCGGACTTGTGCCCTTCCTGTTTCCGAAGGAGCACTGGGTTACTGCCTTTATTATTTTATATACAACCGCTTTTATTTCCAGTACAGCAGGCGGAATGCTGTGGAACTCTGTAATCAGCGACCTTGTTCCTGCACGGGTGAGAGGACGTTATTTCGGGATCCGCAATACCTTTTTAAATGCGCTGGGCAGCCTGGTGATGTACGGCGGAGGCGTTATGCTGGACCGTTATCCCGGAAGCCAGGGCTTCCTCATTATTTATATTGTGGTGTGGGTCTGTGCCATCGCCAACATTATCGTCTTCTGCTTTTATCCGGATGTTCCGTTCGAGAAATCAGAAGAAAAGTCCTTTCTGCCGATGTTCCGCAAACCGCTTCACGATAAGCTGTTTATGAAATCGACGCTTTTTCTTGCCGCCTGGCTGCTGCTGCAGAACCTGACGGTGCCGCTCTATTCATACGTTATGCTGCAGCTGCTAAATATAAACTACGAGACGCTTTCGCTGCTCAATGTGTCGCAGACTGTGTTCATGATGGCCAGCTTCTATGTCTGGGGCAATCTGAATGCCAAATACAGCAACAAGCGGCTGCTGCTCTGGACATTGCCGATCATTGCGTTGTCCTCCCTGATGTGGGGAATGCTGTCCGTGCTGCCGATGCTGCCGGTTCTGTTTGCGGCACATATTATTTTTGGTATGGGCGTCGGGGGCTTTAACCAGCTGGCCTTTAACTTTATTATCGGAGATACCCCGAAGAAGGAACGGCCGATGTACATGGCGATGTATGCTGCACTTACCGGGCTGGCGGCTTTTTTTGGACCGCTGCTCGGGGGCCGGATATACGAATGGATTGTTAACTGGCCGGAGTGGACGCAGATCTACGGAATGCAGATTATTGCCGGGGTGCTGATGCTGACCCTTGCTCTGCTGCTTGGCCGGCGGATACTCCGGGACGAATAA
- a CDS encoding oxidoreductase has protein sequence MTRIALVLGATGLVGEAVTRELLAGDWDEVRVLVRRPLALKDSRLKQIVVDWEQLGQHKEQFARVYAVFCCLGTTIKKAGSREKFERVDLQYPLEAAALAKSSGVKQFLVVSSMGANAKSGNFYIRTKGRAEDGLAAAGFRGLHIFRPSLLLGERAEFRLGERAAAVLMKVFDFAMTGKLARYRAIPGAKVAKAMVNIALADTGGTHIYTNEVIHVIGGR, from the coding sequence ATGACAAGGATAGCGCTAGTACTGGGAGCTACAGGTCTGGTCGGCGAGGCAGTAACGCGTGAGCTGCTTGCCGGTGATTGGGATGAGGTGCGTGTACTGGTACGCCGCCCGCTGGCGCTGAAGGATTCCAGGCTGAAGCAGATTGTAGTGGACTGGGAGCAGCTTGGGCAGCATAAGGAGCAATTCGCCAGAGTATATGCGGTCTTCTGCTGCCTTGGCACGACCATTAAGAAGGCGGGCTCCAGGGAGAAGTTCGAACGGGTGGACCTGCAATATCCGCTGGAGGCTGCCGCGCTCGCCAAATCAAGCGGAGTGAAGCAGTTTCTGGTGGTGTCCTCCATGGGGGCAAACGCCAAATCGGGCAATTTCTATATCCGGACCAAAGGCCGGGCTGAAGACGGACTGGCTGCTGCAGGCTTCCGCGGCCTGCATATTTTCCGGCCTTCACTGCTGCTGGGGGAACGGGCCGAATTCAGGCTGGGCGAACGCGCGGCGGCTGTGCTTATGAAGGTTTTTGATTTTGCGATGACCGGCAAGCTGGCCCGCTACCGGGCTATCCCCGGAGCAAAGGTCGCCAAGGCCATGGTAAATATTGCGCTTGCCGATACAGGAGGAACGCATATTTACACCAACGAGGTTATTCATGTAATCGGCGGCCGCTAA
- a CDS encoding RidA family protein, with product MSKKQIATTAAPGAIGPYSQAIAAGNWVYTSGQLGLNPETGELAEGVQEQARQSLNNVKAILEEAGASMEHIVKTTVYLKDMNDFAAVNEVYSSFFTEPYPARSAVEVARLPKDGLVEIEAVARKK from the coding sequence ATGAGTAAAAAACAGATCGCGACAACAGCGGCACCCGGTGCAATCGGACCGTACAGCCAGGCAATTGCCGCGGGCAATTGGGTGTATACGTCCGGACAGCTTGGCCTGAACCCGGAGACGGGGGAGCTTGCTGAGGGTGTACAGGAGCAGGCCCGCCAGTCGCTTAATAATGTGAAGGCGATTCTTGAGGAAGCCGGCGCTTCGATGGAGCATATTGTGAAGACGACCGTTTATCTGAAGGACATGAACGATTTTGCAGCTGTTAATGAGGTGTACAGCTCCTTCTTTACCGAGCCTTATCCGGCCCGCAGCGCGGTTGAAGTGGCACGTCTGCCTAAGGACGGTCTGGTTGAGATTGAAGCGGTAGCACGCAAGAAATAG
- a CDS encoding tryptophan-rich sensory protein, giving the protein MTRNNPYKWWNLLFYLGVILVNTLSVALPLGGNSTGEISDKYHTYLTPAGYAFSIWSLIYVLLAGFVIYQFRSGTGSRDSVQSIGIWFILTCIFNMSWLILWHYLYIELSLAAMILLLVSLIVIYRKTRMIDRPTSGERWLIRLPFSIYLGWICVATIVNVSIVLTKNDWGGFGLDGTVWAVIMLIVATLLAVLVSYPYRDSIFPLVFVWAFIAIALEQRDTENVFLTASIAAGLLLLYSLWLALTPRRKRA; this is encoded by the coding sequence ATGACGCGTAACAATCCGTACAAGTGGTGGAACCTGCTGTTCTACCTCGGGGTTATCCTGGTTAACACCCTGTCTGTAGCGCTGCCGCTGGGCGGCAACAGCACCGGTGAAATTTCCGACAAGTATCATACCTACCTTACTCCGGCCGGCTACGCTTTTTCCATCTGGTCACTCATTTATGTGCTGCTGGCCGGGTTTGTCATTTACCAGTTCCGCTCCGGCACGGGCTCCAGAGATTCGGTTCAGTCCATCGGCATCTGGTTCATCCTCACCTGTATCTTTAATATGAGCTGGCTGATTCTGTGGCATTATTTATACATCGAGCTGTCACTTGCCGCCATGATCCTGCTGCTGGTCTCCCTGATCGTCATTTACCGCAAAACCAGAATGATCGACCGTCCGACTTCTGGCGAACGCTGGCTGATCCGGCTGCCGTTCAGCATTTATCTCGGCTGGATTTGTGTCGCCACCATTGTTAATGTTTCTATCGTGCTAACAAAGAATGACTGGGGCGGCTTCGGCCTGGACGGCACGGTGTGGGCGGTTATCATGCTTATTGTTGCCACTCTGCTTGCTGTACTGGTCAGCTACCCGTACCGTGACAGCATCTTCCCGCTGGTGTTTGTATGGGCCTTCATTGCCATCGCCTTGGAGCAGCGGGATACAGAGAATGTCTTCCTCACCGCTTCGATTGCTGCCGGCCTCCTCCTGCTGTACAGCCTGTGGCTTGCGCTTACGCCGCGGCGCAAAAGAGCTTAA
- a CDS encoding glycoside hydrolase family 31 protein: MESSEAIRPEKMGPIVMTETWNTPGSVESWERSESIYIVRGERAGIAFVFLNDEIFRMKLFRGKAPDLTTSPAVLAESCIPHLFPVEETEEQLVFTTSSIRLIIEKASFLIRVENRAGQVIMQQNLASWNPRGASHAEYDMQPDSHFYGLGEKSSFLDKRGERYTNWNTDVFAPHLPEIEALYESIPLLIHMHGELTYGLFLDNTGRSDFDMRSHGVAFTIGCSTGEFDIYFINGPEMKDVVKKYTALTGRIPLPPKWSIGYHQSRYSYMNQQEVLQLARTFRDKNIPCDVIYLDIHYMDEYRVFTFDPVNFPEPQKMIAELGELGVRIVPIVDPGVKKDPKYEVYKEGVLNKHFCRRLEGDIFFGEVWPGISAFPDFSDSRTSEWWGDLHKYYTDLGIQGIWNDMNEPAVFNESKTMDLDVMHFNDGRPVTHEEYHNLYGMMMSKATYEGLAEHMAGERPFVLTRAGYAGIQRYAAVWTGDNRSFWEHMAMAIPMVLNMGLSGLAFAGPDIGGFAHHTSAQLLVRWTQMGVFFPYCRNHSSIGTLRQEPWSFGEEVEGILREFIGLRYRWMPHIYNLFHEAEDCGLPVIRPLILEYPRDPHVTNLCDQFLLGENVLIAPVYRPDTDHRSVYLPEGCWMDYWDGEVHEGGKHILAAAPLHIMPMYVKAGTFTAEGPLKQYAQEEVPETVIFHLYGAKAEEDFTASFTLYEDDGHSFAYRKGAYSQIAVEAKGTGDGLLLTWSYKADAYRSPREMLRFALCYPFFAADDVDGLPEISLEELKEGRRGWARNGKSGAIIIQVPDERSGGELRISAGK, translated from the coding sequence ATGGAGAGCAGTGAGGCAATACGTCCTGAAAAAATGGGCCCGATCGTCATGACCGAAACCTGGAATACCCCGGGGAGTGTGGAGTCCTGGGAACGCTCAGAGAGCATTTATATTGTCCGGGGCGAGCGGGCGGGCATCGCGTTTGTCTTTTTAAACGACGAGATCTTCCGGATGAAGCTGTTCCGCGGCAAGGCTCCTGATCTGACTACATCGCCGGCTGTGCTGGCAGAGAGCTGCATACCGCATCTATTCCCGGTGGAGGAGACGGAGGAGCAGCTGGTTTTTACGACTAGCAGCATACGTCTGATTATAGAAAAGGCCTCCTTTCTGATCCGGGTGGAGAATAGGGCAGGCCAAGTTATAATGCAGCAGAACCTGGCGAGCTGGAATCCGCGCGGGGCAAGCCATGCCGAGTATGATATGCAGCCGGATTCGCATTTTTACGGACTGGGTGAGAAGTCGAGCTTCCTGGATAAGCGCGGCGAGCGCTACACGAACTGGAATACCGATGTATTCGCTCCCCATCTCCCGGAGATTGAGGCGCTGTATGAGTCAATCCCCCTGCTGATCCATATGCACGGCGAACTGACCTATGGCTTGTTCCTCGACAATACGGGCCGGAGTGACTTTGATATGCGCTCGCACGGAGTGGCGTTCACGATCGGCTGCTCGACTGGCGAATTCGATATTTATTTTATTAACGGGCCCGAAATGAAGGATGTCGTCAAAAAATACACAGCACTCACCGGACGGATTCCGCTTCCGCCCAAATGGTCGATCGGCTACCACCAGTCACGCTACAGCTATATGAATCAGCAGGAGGTGCTGCAGCTGGCCCGGACCTTCCGCGATAAAAACATCCCCTGCGACGTAATTTATCTGGATATTCATTATATGGACGAGTACCGGGTGTTTACGTTCGATCCGGTTAATTTTCCCGAGCCGCAGAAGATGATCGCCGAGCTGGGTGAGCTGGGTGTGCGTATTGTGCCGATTGTTGATCCGGGCGTCAAAAAAGACCCGAAATATGAGGTGTATAAGGAAGGGGTGCTGAACAAGCATTTCTGCCGCAGGCTGGAAGGGGATATTTTCTTCGGCGAGGTGTGGCCGGGTATCAGTGCCTTTCCTGATTTCAGTGACAGCCGGACATCCGAGTGGTGGGGCGACCTGCACAAATATTACACGGACCTCGGCATCCAGGGCATCTGGAATGATATGAACGAGCCGGCGGTTTTTAACGAATCCAAAACGATGGACCTCGATGTCATGCATTTCAATGACGGGCGTCCGGTTACCCATGAGGAATACCACAACCTGTACGGGATGATGATGTCAAAAGCGACCTATGAGGGGCTGGCGGAGCATATGGCGGGTGAGCGGCCTTTTGTGCTGACCAGAGCCGGGTATGCAGGCATCCAGCGGTATGCTGCTGTGTGGACCGGGGACAACCGCAGCTTCTGGGAGCATATGGCGATGGCGATTCCGATGGTGCTTAACATGGGGCTGTCGGGGCTTGCCTTTGCCGGTCCGGATATCGGCGGCTTTGCCCATCACACCTCAGCGCAGCTGCTTGTACGCTGGACACAAATGGGTGTGTTCTTCCCTTACTGCCGCAACCACTCCTCTATCGGAACGCTGCGCCAGGAGCCCTGGTCGTTCGGTGAGGAGGTCGAGGGCATTCTGCGTGAATTCATCGGCCTGCGCTACCGCTGGATGCCGCATATTTATAACCTGTTTCATGAAGCGGAGGATTGCGGGCTGCCGGTCATCCGTCCGCTGATCCTGGAATATCCTCGTGATCCGCATGTGACCAATCTGTGCGACCAGTTCCTGCTGGGTGAGAATGTGCTGATCGCCCCGGTCTACCGGCCGGATACGGATCACCGTTCAGTATATCTGCCGGAGGGCTGCTGGATGGATTACTGGGACGGTGAGGTGCACGAGGGCGGAAAGCATATCCTTGCGGCTGCACCGCTGCATATTATGCCGATGTATGTGAAGGCAGGGACCTTTACGGCAGAGGGGCCGCTTAAGCAATATGCCCAGGAGGAGGTTCCGGAGACGGTAATTTTCCACTTGTACGGCGCTAAGGCGGAGGAGGATTTCACCGCTTCGTTTACACTGTATGAGGATGACGGGCATAGCTTTGCTTACCGGAAGGGGGCTTACTCACAGATTGCTGTGGAGGCTAAAGGCACCGGGGACGGGCTGCTGCTGACCTGGTCCTATAAAGCTGATGCCTACCGGTCCCCGCGGGAGATGCTGCGCTTCGCGCTCTGCTATCCGTTTTTTGCCGCAGATGATGTGGACGGGCTGCCGGAGATCAGTCTGGAGGAGCTGAAGGAAGGGCGCCGGGGCTGGGCCCGTAACGGAAAAAGCGGCGCCATTATCATTCAGGTTCCGGATGAGCGGAGCGGCGGGGAGCTGCGGATTAGCGCCGGTAAATAA
- a CDS encoding DEAD/DEAH box helicase, which yields MIKHLYAIWLGDVLFCFSGETSEPKVDAWTRVVKKLEFRGGGRPFAGAALRLAEVKYPVTAAAEGRTGRRGLPGRTLEGLALGPKEAFDLLLAWDDELCRAQGVEAGGEMRYWAAAARFALELMATGGIVPGAMPPRPIGSRRRGGEQAASACWSPAFRQEADTEFFLQLAASMPVLALGAHVAGESELSSREDAGGYVLYSFLQAVMTAEIKKIIAGAESELSPYKANYRRGYSPITELWWNSLLTGSRELPVQGTPAEVSELLAEVNAAAAGGMPRAAAEEEQTGQLSLGLRLEPPADESELWQLTFWAESREEGEFWLPAAAIWSSTEREFTLWGKRYRNIQQQLLNALGRAAGISPDIRRALDVPAPTGAELEPERLYFFLKESVQQLRERGITVQMPSRWSREGRRRIGMRMKMQPPQGGIDGPVQPSLGMEELISFRIEASLSDNPISEEELNALVEAGVPFVRFRGEWIEVDPKEIRQVLRYMKRHEGGEMSAADWMRLEAEDGEERLWKGMSVTGMETSGLLASLMHGDLLRNLPARTVPEGLHGTLRPYQERGYQWLAALSGLGFGVCLADDMGLGKTIQVIACLMERALTVPAGAKHQPALILCPTSLLGNWQRELQRFAPSLSVHIHHGGRRIRGAGFAELAASHEIVLTTYHLAGRDSEDLAAVQWSTVVLDEAQYIKNHRTKQAQSVMKLSAPHRIAMTGTPVENRLGELWSIFHFLNPGYLGSYHSFRQRYVSGEGGERLQELHRLVSPFLLRRLKSDPDISKDLPEKLELKSYCPLTETQAALYQGVVDEMLGVIGERSGMARRGLVLSSLTKLKQICDHPQLFRKEEGRSGRSEQSGKMEVMFEVLDSIAELGESALIFTQYVAMGELLVSRLAKRYGETPLFLHGGVPKRERDEMVHAFQEGEGPAFFVLSLKAGGVGLNLTRANHVVHYDRWWNPAVENQATDRAFRIGQHKNVQVHKLICQGTLEERIDELIERKKNLSEQVVGSGENWLTEMSNRELQELIELQNQDWM from the coding sequence ATGATTAAGCATCTGTATGCAATATGGCTAGGGGACGTTTTATTTTGCTTCTCCGGTGAAACCTCGGAGCCCAAGGTCGACGCGTGGACGCGCGTGGTCAAGAAGCTGGAATTCCGGGGCGGGGGGCGTCCTTTTGCGGGTGCTGCACTGCGGCTGGCAGAAGTAAAATATCCGGTGACGGCTGCGGCGGAAGGGAGAACAGGGCGGCGCGGGCTGCCGGGGCGTACGCTCGAAGGGCTGGCGCTGGGGCCGAAGGAGGCCTTCGACCTGCTGCTTGCCTGGGACGACGAGCTGTGCCGGGCCCAGGGGGTCGAAGCCGGCGGCGAAATGCGCTACTGGGCGGCTGCCGCACGGTTCGCACTGGAGCTGATGGCGACAGGAGGGATTGTGCCGGGGGCAATGCCGCCGCGGCCGATCGGCTCACGCCGCCGCGGCGGGGAGCAGGCGGCTTCCGCCTGCTGGTCTCCGGCTTTCCGCCAGGAGGCGGATACGGAATTCTTCCTGCAGCTGGCAGCGTCAATGCCGGTGCTGGCACTCGGGGCCCATGTTGCCGGGGAGAGTGAACTGTCGTCACGCGAGGACGCGGGCGGGTATGTGCTGTACTCCTTCCTGCAGGCAGTGATGACGGCAGAGATCAAAAAAATAATAGCCGGTGCGGAAAGTGAGCTTAGCCCGTATAAGGCGAACTACCGCCGCGGCTATTCCCCGATTACAGAGCTATGGTGGAACAGCCTGCTCACCGGCAGCCGGGAGCTTCCGGTTCAGGGGACGCCTGCCGAAGTGTCAGAGCTGCTGGCTGAGGTGAATGCTGCAGCGGCAGGCGGAATGCCGCGGGCCGCCGCAGAGGAAGAGCAGACAGGCCAGCTGAGTCTGGGCCTGCGGCTGGAGCCGCCGGCAGACGAGAGTGAGCTGTGGCAGCTGACCTTCTGGGCGGAGAGTAGGGAGGAGGGGGAATTCTGGCTGCCGGCTGCAGCCATCTGGAGCAGCACGGAGCGCGAGTTCACCCTCTGGGGCAAGCGGTACCGCAATATCCAGCAGCAGCTGCTGAATGCACTGGGCCGGGCGGCGGGAATATCTCCAGACATCCGGAGGGCGCTGGACGTTCCTGCACCGACGGGGGCTGAGCTGGAGCCGGAGCGGCTCTACTTCTTCTTGAAGGAGAGCGTGCAGCAGCTGCGTGAACGGGGAATTACAGTGCAGATGCCGTCGCGCTGGAGCCGTGAAGGACGGCGCCGGATCGGAATGCGAATGAAGATGCAGCCGCCGCAGGGCGGGATCGACGGACCTGTACAGCCCTCACTGGGGATGGAGGAGCTGATCTCCTTCCGGATCGAGGCTTCGCTTAGCGATAATCCGATCAGTGAAGAGGAGCTGAATGCCCTGGTGGAGGCAGGAGTGCCCTTTGTACGCTTCCGGGGCGAATGGATTGAGGTTGATCCCAAGGAAATCCGTCAGGTGCTGCGATATATGAAGCGCCATGAGGGCGGGGAAATGTCAGCGGCAGACTGGATGCGGCTGGAGGCCGAGGACGGGGAGGAGCGCCTCTGGAAGGGGATGTCGGTTACAGGCATGGAAACCTCCGGGCTGCTGGCCTCGCTCATGCACGGTGACCTTCTGCGGAATCTTCCGGCACGAACCGTACCGGAGGGCCTGCATGGAACACTGCGGCCCTATCAGGAACGCGGCTATCAATGGCTGGCGGCGCTCAGCGGCCTGGGCTTTGGGGTCTGCCTGGCAGATGATATGGGGCTGGGCAAGACCATCCAGGTCATTGCCTGCCTGATGGAACGGGCATTGACGGTACCGGCTGGAGCGAAGCATCAGCCGGCGCTGATTCTCTGCCCGACCTCCCTGCTGGGCAACTGGCAGCGTGAGCTGCAGCGCTTTGCCCCGTCGCTGAGCGTGCATATTCACCACGGGGGCAGACGGATACGCGGAGCTGGGTTCGCCGAGCTGGCAGCCAGCCATGAAATTGTATTAACCACCTATCATCTGGCCGGCCGGGACAGCGAGGATCTGGCAGCAGTGCAATGGTCTACTGTTGTGCTGGACGAAGCGCAATATATCAAGAACCACCGGACGAAGCAGGCCCAGAGCGTAATGAAGCTGTCGGCCCCGCACCGGATTGCCATGACGGGCACACCGGTCGAGAACCGGCTCGGTGAGCTCTGGTCGATTTTTCACTTTTTGAATCCGGGGTACCTCGGGTCGTACCACTCCTTCCGCCAGCGTTATGTATCAGGGGAAGGCGGGGAGCGGCTGCAGGAGCTGCACCGGCTCGTCTCGCCGTTTCTCTTGCGCAGGCTCAAGAGTGACCCGGATATTTCCAAGGATCTGCCGGAGAAGCTGGAGCTGAAATCCTATTGTCCGCTGACGGAGACACAGGCGGCGCTGTATCAGGGGGTAGTGGACGAGATGCTCGGCGTTATCGGCGAGCGCTCCGGTATGGCCCGCCGCGGGCTGGTCCTCTCCTCGCTGACCAAGCTGAAGCAGATCTGCGATCATCCGCAGCTGTTCCGCAAGGAAGAGGGGCGCAGCGGACGCAGCGAGCAGTCAGGCAAGATGGAAGTCATGTTCGAGGTGCTGGACAGCATTGCCGAGCTTGGTGAATCCGCGCTGATCTTTACCCAGTATGTGGCAATGGGAGAGCTGCTCGTCAGCCGGCTGGCCAAACGATACGGTGAGACGCCGCTGTTCCTGCACGGAGGAGTTCCCAAGCGGGAGCGTGATGAAATGGTGCATGCGTTTCAGGAGGGCGAAGGCCCGGCTTTCTTCGTGCTCTCGCTCAAAGCAGGCGGGGTTGGACTCAACCTCACAAGGGCCAATCATGTCGTGCATTATGACCGCTGGTGGAATCCGGCTGTAGAGAATCAGGCAACGGACCGGGCCTTCCGGATCGGCCAGCACAAAAATGTACAGGTGCATAAGCTGATCTGCCAGGGCACGCTGGAGGAACGGATTGATGAGCTTATTGAGCGTAAAAAAAATCTCTCCGAGCAAGTGGTAGGTTCCGGGGAGAATTGGCTTACAGAAATGTCCAACCGTGAGCTGCAGGAGCTGATTGAGCTGCAGAATCAGGACTGGATGTAG